In Marinomonas posidonica IVIA-Po-181, a single window of DNA contains:
- a CDS encoding SDR family NAD(P)-dependent oxidoreductase, which translates to MNKTAVITGATSGFGLAAAKLFAQSGWNLILTGRRSDRLKQIKETLSPQTKVLTLTLDVCDTEQIKTAFNSLPPDFQSIHLLINNAGLALGTEPAQQSDLAQWHTMIDTNIKGLTSVTHALLPQLINTGKSASIINIGSIAGQWPYPGGNVYCGTKAFVEQFSLALRCDLAGTGVRVTCLAPGLSESEFTLVRTGGDTEAYNALYKGTDAIQPEDIAATLLWIAQLPAHLNINQLEIMPVSQSWSPFAVHRH; encoded by the coding sequence ATGAATAAAACCGCTGTTATTACAGGCGCCACTTCTGGATTTGGCTTAGCTGCAGCCAAACTCTTTGCTCAATCTGGATGGAATCTCATCCTCACAGGGAGAAGAAGTGATCGGCTAAAACAGATCAAAGAAACCCTATCACCACAGACCAAAGTACTCACCTTGACACTTGATGTGTGTGATACCGAACAGATTAAAACGGCCTTTAACTCTCTGCCGCCTGACTTCCAGTCCATTCACTTGCTCATTAATAACGCAGGATTAGCCCTTGGAACAGAACCGGCTCAACAATCCGATTTAGCGCAATGGCACACTATGATAGATACCAATATCAAGGGTTTAACCAGCGTCACTCACGCGTTACTGCCACAACTGATCAACACTGGCAAATCGGCCAGCATCATTAACATTGGCTCCATTGCCGGCCAATGGCCTTACCCTGGCGGCAATGTTTACTGCGGGACCAAGGCTTTTGTCGAACAATTTTCATTAGCACTACGCTGTGACCTAGCAGGTACTGGCGTTCGAGTGACTTGCCTAGCGCCAGGCTTATCGGAAAGCGAATTTACCCTTGTGAGAACAGGCGGTGACACAGAGGCCTATAACGCCTTGTACAAAGGCACCGACGCGATACAACCAGAGGATATTGCCGCGACACTACTTTGGATTGCTCAACTCCCTGCTCATCTAAACATCAATCAGTTGGAAATCATGCCAGTGAGTCAAAGCTGGTCACCTTTTGCCGTACACCGTCACTAA
- the msrA gene encoding peptide-methionine (S)-S-oxide reductase MsrA, translated as MSNLIEQILKKSSIPSKTEALSGRDMPIKVSGIHAVNGKSFLREITPNEAEVIIGMGCFWGAERMLWNTPGVIVTSVGYAGGYTKNPTYEEVCTGQTGHSEVVQVIYDTKQTNLQAILKVFWENHDPTQGMRQGNDVGSQYRSVIYTYSDEDIAIAEASKNAYQKELLASGHAMITTEIEPLDVYYFAEEYHQQYLHKNPNGYCGLAGTGVSCPIGLMK; from the coding sequence ATGTCCAATTTAATTGAACAAATACTTAAAAAGTCGTCGATACCAAGTAAAACCGAAGCCCTGTCAGGTCGTGACATGCCAATTAAAGTTTCTGGAATTCATGCTGTTAACGGCAAAAGCTTCCTCCGAGAAATAACCCCTAATGAAGCAGAAGTCATTATCGGAATGGGGTGTTTCTGGGGGGCGGAAAGAATGCTGTGGAATACTCCTGGTGTTATTGTTACCTCCGTTGGTTATGCTGGTGGTTACACTAAAAACCCGACTTATGAAGAAGTCTGTACTGGTCAAACCGGACACAGTGAAGTGGTTCAAGTTATCTACGACACCAAACAGACCAACTTGCAGGCCATTCTGAAAGTCTTCTGGGAAAATCATGATCCTACCCAAGGCATGCGACAGGGAAATGATGTTGGCAGTCAATATCGCTCTGTTATCTATACCTATAGCGATGAAGACATCGCAATCGCTGAAGCAAGCAAAAATGCCTATCAGAAAGAACTGTTAGCATCTGGTCACGCCATGATCACAACCGAAATAGAGCCTCTTGATGTTTATTACTTTGCAGAAGAATACCATCAACAATATTTGCATAAGAACCCTAATGGATATTGTGGTTTGGCAGGTACAGGGGTGAGCTGTCCTATTGGGTTAATGAAGTAG
- a CDS encoding PLP-dependent aminotransferase family protein, producing MLEHYFHIEFDPERTLQDQIREFIVNLILTGSLPLDEPLPSSRHLSKMLGVSRNTIVLIYESLVDSGFIEAHSRKGFFVNHSFHNTEALSTDLVHKEDSSPPNWSERFQKQPSNEINIVKPYDWQKFEYPFIYGQVQKDFFPLEQWRDCVRKSMSGQWNKYWINDLVDSDDPLLIEQIRTRLLPRRGIYVESSEILITIGTQNSLYLLANLLCNQTTKVALENPGFRDALNIFSLFNAKIHRQPIDQHGLIVNDDLKTCDYLYVTPSTQVPTGVELSKERRQRLLNLSTKHDCIIIEDDYDAEVNMKHNPQPALKALDKNNRVIYIGSMSKSISPGLRVGFMVADEELITEVRALRRLMYRHPPVNIQRQLSLFLSLGYHDTYLRKLRVINASKLQRINDAIDRHLPNMRTSEHVSAGATSVWLKAPEHINTEEVAWLAAQSSILMEPGAVHFTAENPPQNYFRLGFSAIESHKIEPGIAALKNVFDHFI from the coding sequence TTGTTAGAACATTACTTTCATATAGAGTTTGACCCTGAAAGAACACTGCAGGATCAGATCAGAGAATTTATCGTCAACTTGATACTAACAGGGAGTTTACCACTGGATGAACCACTCCCCTCCTCACGCCACCTATCCAAGATGCTAGGGGTTTCTCGAAACACCATTGTATTAATCTATGAAAGCTTAGTGGACAGTGGTTTCATTGAAGCGCACTCGCGAAAAGGCTTTTTCGTTAACCATAGCTTTCATAACACAGAAGCACTGAGCACAGATTTGGTGCATAAGGAGGATTCTAGTCCTCCTAATTGGTCTGAGCGATTTCAAAAACAACCGAGTAATGAAATCAATATCGTCAAACCCTATGATTGGCAAAAATTTGAATATCCCTTTATCTATGGTCAGGTACAAAAAGACTTTTTCCCGTTAGAACAATGGCGTGACTGCGTTAGAAAGAGCATGTCTGGACAATGGAATAAATATTGGATTAATGACCTTGTGGATTCAGATGACCCACTATTGATTGAACAGATTCGTACTCGTTTATTACCACGACGTGGCATTTACGTTGAATCTAGTGAAATATTAATCACCATTGGTACTCAAAACTCCTTATACCTACTGGCCAATTTACTCTGCAATCAAACCACAAAAGTGGCATTGGAAAACCCAGGATTTAGAGACGCATTGAACATCTTTTCGCTCTTTAATGCCAAGATTCACCGACAACCAATCGATCAGCATGGCCTCATCGTAAATGACGACTTAAAGACGTGTGATTACCTCTACGTCACCCCAAGCACCCAAGTACCCACTGGCGTCGAGCTCAGTAAAGAGAGAAGACAACGACTACTAAACCTGTCGACAAAGCACGATTGCATCATCATTGAAGACGATTATGATGCCGAAGTGAACATGAAACACAATCCGCAACCGGCCTTAAAAGCACTCGATAAAAACAATCGAGTGATTTACATCGGCAGCATGTCAAAATCCATTTCCCCTGGTTTAAGAGTTGGGTTTATGGTGGCAGATGAGGAATTAATAACAGAAGTTCGAGCCCTTAGACGACTCATGTATCGCCATCCCCCAGTGAACATTCAACGCCAGCTTTCCCTGTTTTTATCCTTGGGTTACCACGACACCTATCTAAGGAAACTCAGAGTCATTAACGCTTCTAAACTGCAACGCATAAACGACGCTATTGATCGACACCTTCCTAATATGCGCACCAGCGAACATGTCAGTGCAGGCGCCACCTCTGTTTGGTTAAAAGCACCAGAACACATCAATACAGAAGAAGTCGCTTGGTTAGCCGCACAAAGCAGTATTCTAATGGAGCCAGGTGCCGTTCACTTTACGGCCGAAAATCCCCCACAGAATTATTTCCGCTTAGGTTTCTCAGCCATAGAATCTCATAAAATTGAGCCCGGCATAGCCGCCTTGAAAAACGTCTTTGACCATTTTATCTAG
- a CDS encoding sulfite exporter TauE/SafE family protein → MPHFELAILLIFMAAVIRGYTGFGFAAIAISGLSFIWPAKVSVPVILMLDLICSIGLIRKAWRYANIDLLKQLSIGAFIGIPIGLVILIKVPDQLLKLSVSLSVLAMSLWLLKTHSTHLPPNKWLTRMIGSISGGFTAAASIGGLPVVCYLLLTPYIAQVQRATLVLFLSATDLASVVLMVMNNLINISLWLPTLILLGPAFIGAMIGQWLFHRNPPKSFRHIALPVLISLSALSLYFNLPIVY, encoded by the coding sequence ATGCCTCATTTTGAACTCGCCATATTGTTAATTTTTATGGCCGCTGTCATTCGTGGTTATACTGGTTTTGGCTTCGCCGCCATCGCTATCTCAGGTTTAAGTTTTATTTGGCCAGCCAAAGTCAGTGTCCCTGTAATCTTAATGTTGGATTTAATTTGTTCAATTGGCTTAATTAGAAAAGCATGGCGTTACGCGAATATTGATTTGCTAAAACAATTGAGTATTGGCGCCTTCATTGGCATCCCCATTGGTCTTGTGATCTTAATTAAAGTACCAGATCAGCTCCTCAAATTGAGTGTCAGTTTAAGCGTGTTAGCCATGTCGCTTTGGTTATTAAAAACCCATTCAACTCATTTACCCCCCAACAAATGGCTTACCCGAATGATTGGCTCCATTTCTGGTGGATTTACTGCTGCTGCCTCAATTGGTGGCCTTCCCGTGGTTTGCTATTTACTGTTAACCCCTTACATCGCCCAGGTACAACGCGCCACGCTCGTGCTATTTCTCAGCGCAACGGATTTAGCGTCTGTTGTCCTTATGGTGATGAATAATCTTATTAACATTTCATTGTGGCTGCCTACTTTAATCTTGTTGGGTCCTGCTTTTATCGGCGCCATGATTGGCCAATGGCTATTCCATCGCAATCCACCTAAATCATTTCGACACATCGCCCTACCCGTGCTGATTTCTCTGTCTGCATTGAGTCTTTATTTCAACTTACCCATTGTTTATTAA
- a CDS encoding aspartate aminotransferase family protein gives MSLINEYTNHEIKTFDKDHVWHHLTPGSAADNGLPVFVKGQGLDLWDIDGNQYLDASAGGVWVTNTGYGRKEIVDAISEQLLDLNFFASAMGNKPAAIFASHLIDKMPGMNRVFYSSSGSEANEKAFKMVRQISHKKYAGKKSKILYRERDYHGTTIAALSATGQSQRRDQFGPFVPDFVEFPHCFEYRSQFEETVDYGVKAAQLMEDVILQEGPDTVGAVIIEPITAGGGIITPPEGYLKAVEQICKKHNVLLILDEVVCGLGRTGKWFGYQHYDIQPDIVTMAKGVASGYAAISCTVTTEAVYKDLQESDNTDKLGYFRDISTYGGCLAGPAAAIANMNIIEKENLIENSAKMGDLLLVGLQELKTKYPIIGDVRGKGLLVGIELVTDSTSKQPVDETLAISIFAKCKQAGLLIGRTNRSFAEFNNILNMSPALCVTEAQIQQILTTLDQAFSDLTVDLTQA, from the coding sequence ATGTCTTTAATCAATGAATACACTAACCATGAAATCAAAACCTTTGATAAAGACCATGTGTGGCACCATTTAACACCTGGTAGCGCTGCCGATAATGGCTTGCCCGTTTTTGTAAAAGGCCAAGGTCTCGATCTGTGGGACATAGATGGCAATCAATACTTGGATGCCTCGGCAGGTGGCGTCTGGGTAACCAATACCGGATACGGGCGTAAAGAAATTGTTGATGCAATCAGTGAGCAACTGCTTGACCTGAATTTCTTCGCCAGCGCTATGGGCAACAAACCTGCTGCGATATTTGCCAGTCACTTAATTGACAAAATGCCTGGCATGAATCGAGTGTTCTACTCAAGCTCAGGGTCAGAAGCCAACGAAAAAGCCTTCAAAATGGTGAGACAAATTTCCCACAAAAAATACGCGGGTAAGAAAAGTAAAATTCTTTACAGAGAAAGAGACTATCATGGCACCACTATTGCTGCTCTGAGCGCTACTGGCCAATCACAAAGACGGGATCAGTTCGGTCCTTTTGTTCCAGATTTTGTCGAGTTCCCTCATTGTTTTGAATACCGTAGTCAATTTGAAGAGACAGTAGACTATGGCGTCAAAGCCGCGCAACTAATGGAAGATGTCATTTTACAGGAAGGTCCTGACACGGTAGGCGCCGTCATTATTGAGCCTATTACGGCCGGAGGAGGCATCATTACCCCACCAGAAGGCTATTTAAAAGCGGTTGAGCAGATCTGTAAAAAACACAACGTTCTTTTGATTCTAGATGAAGTCGTATGTGGACTGGGCAGAACAGGGAAATGGTTCGGATACCAACATTACGATATCCAACCAGACATAGTCACCATGGCCAAAGGTGTTGCTTCAGGTTATGCCGCTATTTCATGCACTGTGACAACAGAAGCCGTATACAAAGACCTTCAAGAATCCGACAACACAGATAAACTGGGTTATTTTCGAGACATCTCGACTTACGGTGGCTGCTTAGCTGGACCGGCCGCCGCCATTGCTAATATGAACATCATTGAAAAGGAAAATTTAATCGAAAATTCCGCTAAGATGGGTGACCTTTTATTAGTGGGCTTACAAGAGTTAAAAACAAAATACCCGATTATTGGCGATGTTCGAGGCAAAGGCTTACTAGTGGGCATCGAACTTGTCACAGATTCAACCAGCAAACAGCCAGTGGATGAAACCCTTGCTATCAGCATTTTTGCAAAGTGCAAACAAGCAGGTCTATTAATAGGCAGAACCAATCGCAGCTTTGCTGAATTCAACAACATTTTGAACATGAGTCCAGCTTTATGTGTCACTGAAGCTCAAATTCAGCAAATTTTAACAACACTCGACCAAGCTTTTTCTGATCTAACGGTTGATTTAACGCAAGCCTAA